From the Methanobacterium sp. CWC-01 genome, the window GAACGGTGGTGATATTAAACTTTTGGGACAGGATCCCTGGCACGACGCGGTGAAACTCCACCACCGATTAGCTTATGTCCCGGGGGAAGTAAATTTATGGCCCAATCTCACTGGTGGAGAGGTCATTGATCTTCTGGGAAGACTCAGGGGAGGATTCCGTGACGAAAGAAGAGAAGAACTCTTAAAGATATTCAAACTGGATCCTACCAAAAAATGCAGTGCATACTCAACTGGGAACAAGCAAAAAGTGGCCCTCATAGCGGCACTGGTTTCGGATGTGGAATTATATATTTTTGACGAGCCCACCCTGGGACTGGACCCTTTAATGGAGGGAGTGTTCCGAAAACAGGTACAAGAACTTAAAAAAGCAGGAAAAACCATCCTATTGTCCAGCCACATCTTATCTGAGGTGGAAGCACTCTGTGACAAAGTCAGCATTATCCGTGAAGGGGAAATAATTGAAACAGGAACTTTTGAAGACTTAAGACACCTTACCCGTACCTCCATAACTGTGGATACCATTCAGCCCATCACCGGATTGGAAGAATTATCAGGAGTCCATAATCTGAGTATGGAAGGTACTCACGCCCATTTTAGTGTGGATGCAGAAAAAATAGACTCGGTATTGAAATTTTTGACTCAATTTGGTGTAAAATCACTTTTAAGTACCCCTCCTACATTAGAAGAGCTTTTCGCACGTTATTATGGTGAGGAGTACGAGCCATTGGAGCAGGAAGAACTGGCCGGGGACTGATTTCTAATGCTAATAAAAGACGATTTTGCTGGTACCGCAGCCATGATCCGGCTTATCCTGCGTCGGGATAGAATTATCATACCCCTTCTAGTCATATTCATGGCCCTGTTTGTAGCATTTGTAGCAGCCAGTTTTATCAATCTTTATTCCGATGAAGCAGTACGTATG encodes:
- a CDS encoding ABC transporter ATP-binding protein, with protein sequence MAVIEIKNLTKYYGKVRALNKVDLTVEEGEVYGFIGPNGAGKSTALRIILGMLRKNGGDIKLLGQDPWHDAVKLHHRLAYVPGEVNLWPNLTGGEVIDLLGRLRGGFRDERREELLKIFKLDPTKKCSAYSTGNKQKVALIAALVSDVELYIFDEPTLGLDPLMEGVFRKQVQELKKAGKTILLSSHILSEVEALCDKVSIIREGEIIETGTFEDLRHLTRTSITVDTIQPITGLEELSGVHNLSMEGTHAHFSVDAEKIDSVLKFLTQFGVKSLLSTPPTLEELFARYYGEEYEPLEQEELAGD